A single Carnobacterium inhibens subsp. inhibens DSM 13024 DNA region contains:
- a CDS encoding cupin domain-containing protein yields MVKTFYTEENKPFPNNPLPILYYPKVVANLLNETDPAHCVQDLFEKNGYTNGWVNGIFSYHHFHSNTHEVLACVAGTATVQLGGPDAQMHSFSKGDVLFLPAGVAHKRIDASPDFKIVGAYPDGLEPDMQKGKAEDYEAIKQAVARVGQPGNDPVEGKDGAVIKYWT; encoded by the coding sequence ATGGTAAAGACTTTTTATACCGAAGAAAACAAACCTTTTCCTAACAATCCATTACCTATTCTTTACTATCCTAAAGTAGTAGCTAATTTATTAAATGAAACTGATCCAGCACATTGTGTGCAGGATCTATTTGAAAAAAACGGGTATACCAATGGATGGGTAAATGGTATTTTTTCTTATCATCATTTTCATTCCAATACACATGAAGTATTGGCTTGTGTTGCTGGAACAGCCACAGTACAGCTTGGCGGTCCTGATGCACAGATGCACTCTTTTTCTAAAGGGGATGTCTTATTTCTTCCTGCAGGTGTAGCCCATAAAAGAATTGATGCAAGTCCTGATTTCAAAATAGTGGGTGCTTATCCTGATGGACTAGAACCAGATATGCAAAAAGGAAAAGCAGAGGATTATGAGGCAATCAAACAAGCGGTTGCACGTGTTGGCCAACCAGGAAATGATCCCGTTGAAGGAAAAGATGGAGCAGTAATAAAGTATTGGACCTAG